A single region of the Deltaproteobacteria bacterium genome encodes:
- a CDS encoding single-stranded DNA-binding protein: protein MRGVNKVILIGNLGRDPEIRYTTSGQAVANFTLATTEGHTNKEGEKQEYTEWHRIVAWGRLAEICGEYLSKGKMIYVEGALRTRSWEDKEGKTRWTTEVIARTMQMLSPAGGKPDASSASDDRVPEDFDVDEDSFNSDDDIPF from the coding sequence ATGAGGGGAGTAAATAAAGTGATTTTGATCGGAAACCTGGGCCGCGACCCCGAGATCAGATATACGACGAGCGGACAGGCGGTTGCCAATTTTACTCTGGCTACGACTGAGGGGCATACCAACAAGGAAGGCGAGAAGCAGGAATACACGGAGTGGCACCGGATAGTGGCATGGGGCAGACTGGCGGAGATTTGCGGGGAATATTTATCGAAGGGAAAGATGATTTATGTGGAAGGCGCTCTCAGGACGCGTTCATGGGAGGATAAGGAGGGCAAGACAAGATGGACCACGGAAGTCATTGCGAGAACAATGCAGATGTTAAGCCCGGCGGGTGGTAAGCCGGACGCCTCTTCAGCTTCCGACGACCGCGTTCCGGAGGATTTCGATG
- a CDS encoding CoA pyrophosphatase, with protein MSDTTKQLEELVRNRDPLKIEKEGDFVHAAVMLILRESGEELSILFIKRPESDRDAFSGHVAFPGGKMAEGDKSKLDTAIRETHEEIGVDLNLCGHLIGELDDVNPNNPRTDNYIVTPYLCLLSGEVTLKPNMLEVEAAVWVPLSHLKDEKNVKIRFRERRGRTVQDYVYSYKQYIIWGMTGRIVHQFLSFSSHLF; from the coding sequence TTGAGCGACACGACAAAACAGCTGGAAGAACTTGTAAGAAACAGGGATCCGCTGAAGATAGAGAAAGAAGGGGATTTTGTTCATGCCGCCGTCATGCTGATACTGAGGGAGAGCGGGGAGGAGTTGTCAATCCTGTTCATAAAAAGACCCGAGAGCGACCGGGACGCTTTCTCCGGACACGTGGCTTTCCCGGGCGGCAAAATGGCGGAAGGGGATAAAAGCAAGCTCGATACGGCGATACGTGAGACCCATGAGGAAATCGGAGTTGATTTAAACTTGTGCGGGCATCTTATCGGCGAGCTCGACGACGTCAATCCCAATAATCCCCGCACCGACAATTATATAGTTACCCCTTACTTGTGCTTGCTTAGCGGTGAGGTTACCTTGAAGCCTAATATGCTTGAAGTCGAGGCTGCGGTATGGGTCCCGCTCAGCCACCTGAAGGATGAAAAAAACGTCAAGATCAGATTCCGGGAGAGGCGCGGGAGAACCGTTCAGGACTACGTTTACAGTTATAAGCAATATATCATCTGGGGTATGACCGGGAGAATAGTGCATCAATTCCTTTCCTTCTCTTCGCATCTGTTCTGA
- a CDS encoding macro domain-containing protein, whose protein sequence is MSSLSSGEMGGNFQIFIRKGDITEMDVDAVVNAANTDLILGSGVAGAIRNKGGPSIQSECDGIGPVPLGEAAVTGAGDLKAKYVIHAAGMRPGGAVTRESLVNSTRNSLLKADENGAASIAFPAIGTGVGGFPLGECAEIMINTVSGYLNSEERSIKAVYFVLFDEDAYRVFQETLKTIKAGENRS, encoded by the coding sequence ATGTCAAGTTTATCGAGCGGCGAAATGGGCGGGAATTTTCAAATATTTATTCGAAAAGGCGATATAACGGAAATGGATGTCGACGCGGTGGTAAACGCCGCCAACACGGATCTCATTCTCGGTAGCGGGGTAGCGGGAGCGATAAGAAATAAAGGCGGCCCTTCAATACAGAGCGAGTGCGACGGGATTGGTCCCGTTCCCCTGGGGGAGGCCGCCGTTACAGGTGCCGGCGACCTCAAAGCGAAATACGTCATTCACGCGGCAGGCATGCGTCCCGGAGGAGCCGTGACCCGCGAGTCCCTCGTAAACTCAACCCGGAACAGTCTTTTGAAGGCCGATGAAAATGGCGCGGCTTCAATAGCTTTCCCCGCCATAGGCACGGGCGTCGGGGGTTTCCCGCTTGGAGAATGCGCCGAAATTATGATAAATACGGTTTCCGGCTATCTTAATAGCGAAGAGAGATCGATTAAAGCCGTTTACTTTGTACTTTTTGACGAGGATGCGTACAGGGTTTTCCAAGAGACATTGAAAACGATCAAAGCCGGAGAAAACAGGTCGTAG
- a CDS encoding glycosyltransferase — MDLRAPVLKKCYDLFPFPLGGDAELAEAAPGCDISCVINFYGRTDLLRNILTCLSDQTLGKNRFEVILVEDRGGTEAGRDIASHFKGAINLSYFAIGENYGVMGYARNFGLSRTKGRYIIFLDDDTVILDKEFLSVIIDEFDTSDADAVMPRGSASYCLLREKYSYHDPFFPTNRCMAYKRETLEELGGFVSAIIGQEDVELAVRLTAGGKKIRRSYLTGYMHPPLIYRDTNKAAAVGYSFAKLRCRYPFFVWVMLLLNGARYLPELMIPFSTKHRMRGKFGLGFVLGVWYSIIGRKMEYN; from the coding sequence ATGGACTTGAGGGCGCCGGTTTTAAAAAAATGTTACGATTTATTCCCCTTCCCCCTGGGAGGAGATGCCGAGCTTGCCGAGGCCGCGCCAGGCTGCGATATTTCATGCGTAATCAACTTCTACGGACGAACCGACCTGCTGAGAAACATACTGACCTGCCTTTCGGATCAGACCCTCGGGAAAAACAGATTCGAGGTGATTCTGGTCGAGGACAGGGGGGGGACGGAAGCGGGGAGGGATATTGCGAGCCATTTCAAGGGAGCAATCAACTTGAGTTATTTCGCAATCGGGGAGAACTACGGCGTCATGGGGTACGCCAGGAACTTCGGTTTATCCAGGACGAAGGGCAGATATATAATTTTTCTGGATGACGATACGGTTATTCTCGATAAGGAGTTTCTCTCCGTCATCATCGACGAGTTCGACACTTCGGACGCGGACGCGGTCATGCCCCGCGGAAGCGCGAGCTACTGTCTCCTGAGGGAGAAGTACAGCTATCACGACCCGTTTTTCCCTACGAACAGGTGCATGGCTTATAAAAGGGAAACTCTTGAGGAACTCGGCGGGTTCGTGTCCGCCATAATAGGGCAGGAGGACGTTGAGCTCGCGGTCAGGCTCACGGCGGGGGGGAAGAAGATTCGTCGTTCCTATCTAACAGGGTACATGCACCCCCCTTTGATATACAGAGATACTAATAAAGCCGCCGCGGTCGGGTACTCTTTTGCAAAGCTGAGATGCAGATATCCCTTTTTCGTGTGGGTAATGCTCCTCCTTAACGGCGCGAGATATTTGCCCGAGCTCATGATTCCCTTCAGCACGAAACACAGGATGCGCGGGAAATTCGGTCTGGGTTTTGTGCTCGGGGTTTGGTATTCGATAATAGGGAGAAAAATGGAGTATAATTAA
- a CDS encoding ABC transporter permease, translating to MLKRLLPYRDLLYIYIWREFNIRYRQSIIGALWAIIQPLSMMLLFTFVFTYIFKFKISGYPRPVFFYAGLLPWTFFSSSVNYSFSSLTGNYNLITKIYFPREILPLSGIAIAFLDYIVASLIFIPMLMIFKIHITLYALWIIPLLTLLFFFTTAVSLFLSSLNVYYRDVKLATGFVIQLLFFASPILYSIDDLSLKLKLVLFLNPLTFIIENMRRCVIEGRGVVLWQFVFASIIVGVFYVLSYRFFTKTERDFADVI from the coding sequence ATGCTAAAACGACTCTTACCCTATAGAGACCTTCTTTATATATATATTTGGCGGGAATTCAACATCAGATACCGCCAGTCGATAATAGGCGCCCTATGGGCCATAATCCAGCCGCTCAGCATGATGCTCCTTTTCACGTTCGTCTTTACATATATATTCAAGTTTAAAATTTCCGGGTACCCGAGGCCCGTATTCTTTTACGCCGGTCTCCTACCCTGGACCTTTTTTTCTTCATCCGTAAACTATTCGTTCTCCAGTCTCACGGGAAATTATAATCTCATCACAAAAATCTACTTTCCGAGAGAGATACTCCCTTTATCCGGAATAGCGATAGCATTTTTAGACTACATTGTCGCATCTCTTATATTTATCCCCATGCTTATGATATTTAAAATTCACATTACTCTTTACGCCTTGTGGATTATTCCGCTCCTCACGCTCCTGTTCTTTTTCACCACCGCAGTGTCGCTTTTCCTGTCAAGCCTGAACGTCTACTACAGAGATGTGAAGCTGGCGACCGGATTCGTGATTCAGCTCCTGTTCTTCGCATCGCCCATTCTTTACTCCATCGACGATCTGAGCCTTAAACTGAAGCTCGTACTCTTCTTGAACCCCCTCACATTTATAATCGAGAACATGAGAAGATGCGTCATCGAAGGAAGGGGCGTAGTTCTCTGGCAGTTTGTTTTTGCCAGCATAATTGTTGGTGTTTTCTACGTTTTGTCGTACAGATTCTTTACAAAAACAGAGCGAGACTTTGCGGATGTCATCTGA
- a CDS encoding ABC transporter ATP-binding protein has protein sequence MSSETLIELKNVWKKYSTRDVFHRSLREEITNLFASSPRDKLDEGEFWALKDINLRIKKGECVGLFGPNGSGKTTILKLIASVTYPNRGEVNVVGRVAPLISVGAGFHPDLTGKENIYTNGTIIGMTINEIRRKIKNITEFAEIEEKFMNMPVKKYSTGMNARLGFSIAIHSSSEIILIDEILAVGDESFQEKCIDKIKELIGNNKTVIIVSHARKRMEELTDRILFIKGGEIIDTQTKL, from the coding sequence ATGTCATCTGAAACCCTGATAGAGCTTAAAAACGTATGGAAAAAGTACTCGACAAGGGATGTTTTCCACAGATCCCTCAGAGAGGAGATTACGAATCTCTTTGCGAGTAGTCCGAGGGACAAGCTGGACGAGGGCGAGTTCTGGGCGCTGAAAGACATAAATCTCCGCATAAAAAAGGGCGAGTGCGTGGGGCTGTTCGGCCCGAACGGCTCGGGGAAGACAACGATCCTGAAGCTTATCGCATCCGTGACGTATCCCAACCGGGGAGAAGTAAACGTCGTGGGCAGAGTGGCTCCTCTGATATCCGTCGGCGCGGGATTTCATCCCGACCTTACCGGCAAGGAGAACATATACACCAACGGCACCATAATCGGAATGACTATAAATGAAATCAGGAGGAAGATAAAAAACATTACCGAATTCGCGGAGATAGAAGAAAAATTTATGAATATGCCCGTAAAGAAATATTCCACCGGCATGAACGCCAGACTGGGCTTCTCAATTGCGATCCACAGCAGTTCGGAGATAATTTTAATCGATGAGATCCTTGCAGTAGGAGATGAGTCGTTTCAGGAGAAATGCATAGATAAAATCAAAGAGCTGATCGGCAACAACAAGACGGTCATTATCGTATCGCATGCCAGAAAAAGGATGGAGGAACTGACGGACAGAATACTGTTTATAAAAGGCGGTGAAATAATAGATACACAAACAAAACTATAA
- the rfbB gene encoding dTDP-glucose 4,6-dehydratase has translation MKTVLVTGGVGFIGANFIRLLLKNSDDITVYNLDKLTYAGDNKRLREVESDKRYHFIRDDISNGNVVKGIFSKGVDTVVHFAAESHVDRSITDAFPFERTNVRGTLTLLDASRESGIERFIHISTDEVYGEIKEGQFFENTPLNPNSPYSASKAAGDHFVKAYIHTYGLPAVIVRPSNNYGPWQYPEKLIPVVISNAMSNKPVPVYARGFNVREWLYVEDCAEAVLQVMKSGRPGEVYNVGSGQEAVNINVVKKILSILGKPESLITYVKDRPGHDFRYSLNSEKIKKETGWKPRTGFDEGLEKTVKWYLENEAWWRKFTL, from the coding sequence ATGAAAACAGTTCTTGTAACAGGCGGAGTCGGCTTTATAGGAGCAAACTTCATTAGATTGTTGCTAAAAAATTCGGACGACATAACCGTTTACAACCTGGACAAGCTCACATATGCAGGCGATAACAAAAGGCTGAGAGAAGTGGAGTCTGACAAAAGATATCATTTCATACGAGATGACATATCCAACGGTAATGTTGTAAAGGGCATATTTTCAAAGGGCGTTGATACTGTGGTGCATTTTGCGGCTGAAAGCCACGTGGACAGATCAATAACAGATGCTTTTCCCTTCGAGAGAACTAATGTCCGGGGCACGCTTACACTTCTCGATGCCTCAAGGGAGTCCGGCATAGAGAGGTTCATACATATATCCACAGATGAAGTATACGGAGAAATTAAAGAGGGCCAGTTCTTTGAGAATACGCCGCTTAACCCAAACAGCCCCTATTCTGCAAGCAAGGCTGCAGGCGACCATTTCGTCAAGGCCTACATCCACACCTACGGCCTGCCAGCCGTGATTGTCAGACCGTCCAACAATTACGGACCGTGGCAGTACCCTGAAAAACTCATCCCCGTTGTTATCAGCAATGCTATGAGCAACAAGCCTGTGCCGGTCTACGCTCGGGGCTTCAACGTGAGGGAGTGGCTTTATGTCGAGGACTGCGCTGAGGCGGTATTACAGGTCATGAAAAGCGGAAGGCCGGGAGAGGTCTATAATGTGGGAAGCGGCCAGGAAGCTGTCAACATTAACGTGGTTAAGAAAATACTTTCCATACTTGGAAAGCCTGAATCGCTCATAACTTACGTCAAGGACAGGCCCGGCCATGACTTCCGCTACAGCCTGAACTCGGAAAAGATAAAGAAAGAGACGGGCTGGAAGCCGCGAACCGGCTTTGATGAGGGCCTTGAGAAGACCGTAAAGTGGTACCTGGAGAACGAGGCTTGGTGGAGAAAATTTACACTCTAG